From Phragmites australis chromosome 5, lpPhrAust1.1, whole genome shotgun sequence, a single genomic window includes:
- the LOC133919632 gene encoding LOW QUALITY PROTEIN: monodehydroascorbate reductase 2, peroxisomal-like (The sequence of the model RefSeq protein was modified relative to this genomic sequence to represent the inferred CDS: substituted 1 base at 1 genomic stop codon), with translation MGRAFVYVILGGGVAAGYAALEFARRGGYSRGELCIISEETVAPYERPALSKGYLLPEGAARLPGFHTCVGANDELLTTKWYNEQGIELVLGTRVISADVRRKTLLTATGETISYKTLIIATGAQALKLEEFGIQGSDAANICYLRNIDDADKLVNAMKSCSGGNAVVIGGGYIGMECAAALVTNKIKVTMVFPEKHCMGRLFTPKIAEYYENYYTSKGVTFVKGTVLTSFEKDTTGKVTAVILKDGKHLPADMVVVGIGIRANTSLFEGQLVMSMESGGIKVNGQMQTSDSSVYAVGDVAAFPIKLFDGDIRRLEHVDSARRTARHTVASILEPSKTRDIDYLPFFYSRVFTLSWQFYGDNVGEVVHFGDFTSSSPRFGAYWVNKGRIKGAFLEGGSQEEYEAVSVAVRRKAKVANMAELEKQGLVYRFSPITXQVAPYERPALSKGYLLPEGGARLPAFHTCVGANDELLTAEWYKEHGIELILGTRVISADVRRNTLFTSSGETISYKTLIVATGAQALKLEEIGVSGLEAENVCYLRNMNDADKLVDVMRSCPGGDAVVIGGGYIGMECAAALVANKIKVTMVFPGKHCMARLFTPKIAEFYENYYTSKGVTFIKETVVSSLEVSSGKVTTAILRDGRRLPADMVVVGIGARASTALFEGQLVMEKGGIKVNGQMQTSDASVYAVGDVAAFPVKLFGGAVRRLEHVDCARRTARHAVAAALDPSGAGDIDYLPFFYSRTFALSWRFYGDNAGEAVHFGDFSSSSPKLGAFWVSAGRIAGAFLEGESPEEYEAIAHTVRRRAAVPDVAELARQGLEFVVREGRTEASRGGGKHTYAWHAMVGVAAAVSIAAFAYWYGWKAPYLAKRDF, from the exons ATGGGGCGCGCGTTCGTGTACGTGATCCTTGGCGGCGGCGTGGCCGCGGGCTACGCGGCGCTCGAGTTCGCCCGCCGCGGCGGGTACTCCCGCGGCGAGCTCTGCATCATCTCCGAAGAGACC GTTGCTCCTTATGAACGTCCTGCATTAAGCAAAGGTTATTTACTCCCAGAAG GTGCTGCTCGTCTTCCAGGATTTCATACTTGCGTTGGTGCTAATGATGAGTTACTGACAACAAAATGGTACAACGAACAAG GTATTGAACTTGTTCTTGGAACAAGAGTGATTTCTGCCGATGTGAGGCGCAAGACATTGCTTACAGCCACCGGAGAAACTATCAGCTACAAAACCCTCATCATTGCGACAGGTGCTCAG GCATTGAAGTTGGAAGAATTTGGAATACAAGGTTCAGATGCTGCAAACATATGTTATTTACGCAATATTGATGACGCGGATAAGTTAGTGAATGCGATGAAATCATGTTCCGGTGGAAATGCTGTTGTCATTGGTGGTGGCTACATCGGAATGGAATGTGCAGCAGCATTGGTTACTAACAAGATAAAGGTCACCATGGTCTTCCCTGAAAAACACTGCA TGGGCCGTCTATTTACACCAAAAATTGCAGAATATTATGAAAACTACTACACCTCAAAAGGGGTCACCTTTGTAAAAGGAACTGTGCTTACATCCTTCGAAAAAGACACGACGGGAAAG GTGACTGCAGTAATCCTGAAAGATGGTAAACACCTACCTGCTGATATGGTAGTGGTTGGTATCGGCATCCGTGCAAACACTAGTCTTTTTGAAGGTCAGCTGGTGATGTCGATGGAGAGTGGTGGGATAAAGGTAAATGGACAAATGCAAACAAGTGACAGCTCTGTGTATGCTGTTGGTGATGTTGCCGCATTCCCGATCAAGCTTTTTGATGGTGATATCCGACGGCTTGAGCATGTTGACTCAGCTCGTAGAACTGCTAGGCATACTGTTGCATCCATCTTGGAGCCTTCAAAAACCAGGGACATTGATTACCTACCATTCTTCTACTCCAGAGTCTTCACATTATCCTGGCAGTTTTATGGGGATAATGTTGGAGAAGTAGTTCACTTTGGAGACTTCACAAGCAGCAGCCCAAGGTTTGGTGCGTATTGGGTCAATAAAGGCCGGATTAAGGGTGCATTTCTTGAAGGTGGAAGTCAGGAAGAGTACGAGGCCGTATCAGTTGCTGTTCGGCGGAAAGCTAAGGTTGCAAACATGGCTGAACTTGAAAAACAAGGTCTGGT TTACCGTTTTTCTCCTATCACTTGACAGGTTGCTCCTTACGAACGTCCTGCGTTAAGCAAGGGCTACCTGCTCCCAGAAG GCGGTGCTCGCCTCCCAGCATTTCATACTTGTGTCGGTGCCAACGATGAGTTACTTACGGCAGAGTGGTACAAAGAACATG GTATTGAGCTTATTCTTGGAACGAGGGTAATTTCTGCTGACGTGCGCCGGAATACATTGTTTACATCCAGTGGGGAAACTATCAGCTATAAAACTCTTATTGTTGCGACAGGTGCTCAG GCCTTGAAGCTGGAAGAAATTGGAGTGAGCGGTTTAGAGGCTGAGAACGTCTGTTATCTGCGTAACATGAATGATGCAGATAAATTAGTCGATGTAATGAGATCATGCCCTGGTGGGGATGCTGTTGTCATTGGTGGTGGATACATAGGAATGGAATGTGCAGCCGCTTTGGTTGCCAATAAGATAAAAGTTACCATGGTCTTCCCTGGAAAACACTGCA TGGCTCGTCTATTTACTCCAAAAATTGCTGAATTTTACGAGAACTACTACACTTCGAAAGGAGTTACTTTCATCAAAGAAACTGTAGTTTCATCCTTGGAGGTCTCATCTGGGAAG GTGACCACAGCGATCCTGCGAGACGGCAGGCGCCTTCCCGCCGACATGGTTGTGGTTGGCATCGGCGCGCGCGCGAGCACTGCACTCTTCGAAGGCCAGCTGGTCATGGAAAAGGGCGGCATCAAAGTGAATGGGCAGATGCAGACGAGCGACGCCTCCGTGTACGCCGTGGGAGACGTGGCCGCGTTCCCTGTCAAGCTCTTCGGCGGCGCCGTCCGCCGGCTCGAGCACGTCGACTGCGCGCGCAGGACCGCCAGGCACGCCGTCGCGGCGGCCCTGGACCCCTCGGGAGCCGGGGACATCGACTACCTGCCCTTCTTCTACTCCAGGACCTTCGCGCTGTCCTGGCGGTTCTACGGCGACAACGCCGGGGAGGCCGTCCACTTCGGGGACTTCTCCTCGTCCTCGCCCAAGCTTGGCGCTTTCTGGGTCAGCGCGGGCCGGATCGCTGGCGCGTTCCTCGAAGGCGAGAGCCCGGAGGAGTACGAGGCGATCGCGCACACTGTCCGGCGCAGAGCGGCTGTCCCGGACGTGGCTGAGCTCGCGAGGCAGGGCCTCGAGTTCGTCGTTCGGGAGGGCCGGACGGAAGCCTCTCGTGGCGGCGGCAAGCATACGTACGCGTGGCACGCCATGGTTGGTGTGGCCGCGGCCGTGTCCATCGCCGCGTTTGCGTACTGGTACGGCTGGAAGGCGCCGTACCTGGCGAAGCGAGACTTTTGA
- the LOC133917678 gene encoding uncharacterized protein LOC133917678: protein MVNFIEAQKPLLSWLMKMAGLRPIEVELEPGTNMHFWAPKHHVGKKGTTISPLEPAATGAKKPGRKGRKKNPESRPNVVLIHGFAAEGNITWQFNFGVLVSRYNVYIPDLMFFGKSSTSSGDRSPDYQAECVAGALARLGVVRCDVVGFSYGGMVAFKLAEARPELVRSLCVSGSVVAMTDAVNRETMERLGVGSSAELLMPETLKGLKALLSISMYKRMWFPDRFYKDYLKVMFTNRKERMELLQGLIISNLDAKIPTFQQKIMLLWGEEDKIFDMELAKKMKEQLGDNCYLHGIPKGGHLLHVERPCAYNRQLQRWLAYVNSPLEEGEAS, encoded by the exons ATGGTGAACTTCATCGAGGCGCAGAAGCCTCTCCTGTCTTGGCTGATGAAAATGGCCGGGCTCCGCCCCATCGAGGTCGAGCTCGAGCCGGGCACCAACATGCACTTCTGGGCGCCCAAGCACCACGTCGGCAAGAAGGGCACCACCATCAGCCCGCTCGAGCCTGCCGCCACCGGCGCCAAGAAGCCCGGGAGgaaagggaggaagaagaacccCGAGTCGCGGCCCAACGTGGTCCTCATCCACGGCTTCGCGGCCGAGGGCAACATCACATGGCAGTTCAACTTCGGCGTGCTCGTGTCGCGCTACAACGTCTACATCCCGGACCTGATGTTCTTCGGCAAGTCGTCGACATCGAGCGGCGACAGGTCGCCGGATTACCAGGCGGAGTGCGTGGCGGGGGCGCTGGCGCGGCTGGGAGTGGTGCGGTGCGATGTGGTTGGGTTCAGCTACGGGGGCATGGTGGCGTTCAAGCTGGCGGAGGCGCGTCCGGAGCTGGTGCGGTCCCTGTGCGTGTCCGGGTCGGTGGTGGCCATGACGGACGCGGTGAACAGGGAGACCATGGAGCGGCTCGGCGTGGGGTCGTCGGCGGAGCTGCTCATGCCGGAGACGCTCAAGGGGCTCAAGGCGCTGCTCTCCATCTCCATGTATAAGAGGATGTGGTTCCCGGACAGGTTCTACAAGGACTACCTCAAG GTGATGTTCACCAACAGGAAGGAGAGGATGGAGCTTTTGCAGGGGCTGATAATCAGCAACTTGGATGCCAAGATCCCTACATTCCAACAG AAAATAATGCTGCTCTGGGGCGAGGAGGACAAGATCTTCGACATGGAGCTTGCCAAGAAGATGAAAGA GCAGCTGGGCGACAACTGCTATCTGCACGGCATCCCCAAGGGCGGCCACCTGCTCCACGTCGAGCGGCCGTGCGCCTACAACCGCCAGCTCCAGAGATGGCTCGCCTACGTCAACTCCCCgctggaggaaggagaggcCAGCTGA